From the Bernardetia sp. genome, one window contains:
- the aceA gene encoding isocitrate lyase — translation MSKSNGTSKYAHRSAVELENEWKTDARWKGVTRDYSGEDVAKLRGSVKVEHTLGRMGSERLWHLLNTEDYVHSLGAITGNQAVQQVKAGLKAIYMSGWQVAADGNNAGQMYPDQSLYPADSVPKMVTRVNNALLRADQIEKAEGSEPIHWLAPIVADAEAGFGGVLNAFELMKGMIEAGAAGVHFEDQLSSAKKCGHMGGKVLVPTKEAVQKLKAARLAADVLDVPTVLIARTDANGAFLITSDIDEVDREFISDEPRTTEGFFVLKGGIEAATARGLAYAPYADVVWCETSKPDLEEARYFAEKIHEKFPGKLLAYNCSPSFNWTTNLDKDTIAKFQQELGKMGYKFQFVTLAGFHSLNMGMYDLALKYKTEGMAAYSRLQDMEFDYEEKGYTGTKHQRFVGAGYFDQVAQAIVGEGLSTAALKGSTEEEQFHDTKADA, via the coding sequence ATGTCTAAGTCAAATGGAACTTCAAAATATGCTCACAGAAGTGCAGTAGAATTAGAAAACGAATGGAAAACAGACGCTCGTTGGAAAGGTGTAACTAGAGATTACTCTGGAGAAGATGTAGCTAAATTACGTGGTTCGGTAAAAGTAGAACATACGCTAGGACGCATGGGTTCTGAACGCCTTTGGCATTTACTCAACACAGAAGATTATGTTCATTCTTTGGGCGCAATCACAGGAAACCAAGCTGTTCAGCAAGTGAAAGCTGGTCTGAAAGCAATCTATATGAGTGGATGGCAAGTAGCAGCAGACGGAAACAATGCTGGACAAATGTACCCAGACCAAAGTTTGTATCCTGCTGATAGTGTTCCAAAAATGGTTACTCGTGTGAACAACGCACTTTTGAGAGCAGACCAAATCGAAAAAGCAGAAGGTAGTGAACCAATTCATTGGTTAGCTCCTATTGTAGCTGATGCAGAAGCTGGTTTTGGTGGTGTGTTGAATGCTTTTGAGCTAATGAAAGGAATGATTGAAGCTGGTGCTGCTGGTGTTCACTTCGAAGACCAACTTTCTTCTGCTAAAAAATGTGGACACATGGGAGGAAAAGTATTAGTTCCTACTAAAGAAGCTGTACAAAAATTGAAAGCGGCTCGTTTGGCTGCTGACGTTTTGGACGTTCCTACGGTTTTGATTGCTCGTACAGATGCGAATGGTGCTTTCCTTATCACAAGTGATATTGATGAGGTAGATAGAGAGTTTATCTCTGACGAGCCACGCACAACAGAAGGTTTCTTTGTGTTGAAAGGTGGAATCGAAGCTGCTACGGCTCGTGGTTTGGCGTATGCACCGTATGCTGATGTAGTTTGGTGTGAGACTTCTAAGCCAGATTTGGAAGAAGCTCGTTATTTTGCAGAAAAAATTCACGAAAAATTCCCAGGTAAATTGTTAGCTTATAACTGTTCGCCTTCTTTCAACTGGACAACTAACCTAGACAAAGATACGATTGCTAAGTTCCAACAAGAATTAGGCAAAATGGGCTATAAGTTCCAGTTTGTAACGCTTGCAGGTTTCCACAGCTTAAATATGGGAATGTACGACCTTGCTCTCAAATACAAAACTGAAGGAATGGCTGCTTACTCTCGTCTTCAAGATATGGAGTTCGATTACGAAGAAAAAGGCTATACAGGTACAAAACACCAACGCTTTGTAGGTGCAGGTTACTTCGACCAAGTAGCACAAGCTATCGTAGGCGAAGGTTTATCAACGGCTGCCCTCAAAGGTTCAACCGAAGAAGAGCAGTTCCACGACACAAAAGCTGATGCTTAA
- the aceB gene encoding malate synthase A yields the protein MSNAKSELLAGLEVKGEVTPEFENILTPEALAFLAELHRKFDARRHELLKKREARQAEIDKGNMPTRLEETKHIREDKSWKVAPIPQDLQDRRVEITGPVERKMMINALNSGANVFMTDFEDSNSPTWENAVQGQINCYDAIRRTITFHDAKKGKDYQLGEDVAVLLARPRGWHLNEKNLLIDGKPMSGGLFDFGLYMFHNAKELLKRGSGPYFYLPKLESHLEARLWNDAFVFAQDYLDIPQGSIKATVLLETIMASFEIEEILYELKEHMAGINAGRWDYIFSAIKKFRNVVEQPLPDRGQITMTVPFMKAYTELLVEACHRRGAHAMGGMSAFIPTRHDEEVNKQAFEKVRKDKEREANDGFDGSWVAHPDLVKVAKDVFDAKFGDKPNQKDRLREDVDLAKMEKELTNFNIEGGKITDAGVRMNFNVGIRYIASWLNGVGAAAIFNLMEDAATAEISRTQLWQWLNHPNAKLEDGSEITEEYLRKCMEEEYQSIKDEAAQYPNYDFENSTFPKAKELMEELVFTKEYKDFLTTEAYHLIS from the coding sequence ATGTCCAACGCAAAATCTGAGCTTCTAGCAGGACTAGAAGTAAAAGGAGAAGTTACGCCCGAATTTGAAAATATACTTACGCCAGAAGCACTTGCTTTTTTAGCAGAACTACATAGAAAATTTGATGCTCGTCGCCACGAATTATTAAAAAAGAGAGAAGCAAGACAAGCAGAAATAGACAAAGGCAATATGCCTACCCGTTTGGAGGAAACCAAACATATCAGAGAAGATAAGTCTTGGAAAGTTGCGCCAATTCCACAAGATTTGCAAGACCGTAGAGTAGAAATTACAGGACCTGTAGAGCGAAAAATGATGATAAATGCTCTTAATTCTGGAGCAAATGTTTTCATGACAGATTTTGAAGACTCTAACTCGCCTACTTGGGAAAATGCTGTGCAAGGTCAGATAAACTGCTATGATGCTATTCGCCGTACGATTACTTTCCACGATGCTAAAAAAGGAAAAGATTATCAACTAGGTGAAGATGTAGCTGTTTTATTGGCTCGTCCTCGTGGTTGGCACTTAAACGAAAAAAATCTTTTGATTGATGGAAAACCAATGTCTGGAGGTCTCTTTGATTTTGGATTGTATATGTTCCACAATGCAAAAGAACTTTTAAAACGTGGTTCAGGACCTTATTTTTATTTGCCAAAATTAGAGTCTCACTTAGAGGCTCGTCTTTGGAATGATGCTTTTGTTTTTGCTCAAGATTATTTAGATATTCCACAAGGAAGCATTAAGGCAACCGTTCTTTTAGAAACCATTATGGCTTCTTTTGAGATTGAGGAAATTCTCTACGAACTTAAAGAACACATGGCAGGCATCAATGCAGGACGTTGGGACTATATTTTCTCTGCTATCAAAAAATTTAGAAATGTTGTAGAGCAACCTCTTCCAGACCGTGGACAAATCACAATGACTGTTCCGTTTATGAAAGCCTATACAGAGCTTTTAGTGGAGGCTTGCCACCGTAGAGGAGCGCATGCAATGGGAGGAATGTCTGCATTTATCCCAACTCGCCACGACGAGGAAGTTAATAAACAAGCCTTTGAAAAAGTAAGAAAAGACAAAGAACGTGAGGCAAACGATGGTTTTGATGGTTCATGGGTGGCACATCCAGATTTGGTAAAAGTAGCTAAAGATGTTTTTGATGCTAAATTTGGAGACAAGCCGAACCAAAAAGACCGTTTGAGAGAAGACGTAGATTTAGCTAAGATGGAAAAAGAGCTTACTAACTTCAATATTGAAGGAGGTAAAATCACAGATGCAGGCGTTAGAATGAACTTCAATGTCGGTATTCGCTACATTGCGTCTTGGTTAAACGGTGTTGGTGCAGCAGCTATTTTCAATTTGATGGAAGATGCAGCAACAGCCGAAATTTCAAGAACACAGCTTTGGCAATGGCTTAATCATCCGAATGCTAAATTAGAAGACGGTTCTGAAATCACAGAAGAATATCTAAGAAAATGTATGGAAGAAGAATATCAGTCTATAAAAGATGAGGCTGCACAGTATCCAAACTACGATTTTGAGAATTCTACTTTTCCAAAGGCAAAAGAGCTGATGGAAGAATTGGTTTTCACAAAAGAGTATAAAGATTTCTTAACAACAGAAGCATATCATTTAATCAGTTAG
- a CDS encoding metallophosphoesterase family protein, with the protein MKILHTADWHLGKKLGDFSRLEEQKEVLDELCQIADAQNVDVVLIAGDLFDIPLPSNEANQLFLKTLQRLSKNASRPVVAIAGNHDSAQYIANFSVWGSELGIFLLGYPNDKLPKIKLESGLEILRSEEGFLELMMPHWEYPLRLLLTPYANELRLKTYFSLENQEQELREFLQEHWHNQTENYLDEKGINILMGHLFVMKKGEPQPRESDDEKSILVGSAQPIFTENFPKKNIQYVALGHLHRYHSTQKEPFPVVYSGSLLAYSFSEAFQKKYVVLLDAKANEPISYEKIELTNCKPLQRRTFSEVEKALEWLKEDQSSTKTSLIELTIETDNFLSAADAQLLYAAHKGIVGTIIPRIKGKKENLEAKIDYSRNMNELFVDFFKKQNNGQAPNKEIMQLFEEVKNREE; encoded by the coding sequence ATGAAAATTCTACATACAGCAGACTGGCATTTAGGAAAAAAACTGGGTGATTTTTCTCGTTTGGAAGAACAAAAAGAAGTCTTAGACGAGCTTTGCCAAATAGCTGATGCTCAAAATGTAGATGTCGTTTTGATAGCAGGAGATTTGTTTGATATTCCTTTGCCTTCCAACGAAGCCAATCAGTTATTCCTCAAAACGCTGCAACGCCTTTCTAAAAATGCTTCTCGTCCTGTGGTAGCGATTGCAGGCAACCACGATTCGGCACAGTATATAGCTAATTTTAGCGTGTGGGGAAGTGAGTTAGGAATTTTTTTGTTAGGTTATCCAAATGATAAACTACCCAAAATAAAATTAGAGAGTGGTTTAGAAATTTTGAGAAGTGAGGAAGGTTTTTTAGAACTTATGATGCCACATTGGGAATATCCATTACGTCTTTTGCTTACTCCTTATGCAAATGAGCTACGATTAAAAACCTATTTTAGCCTTGAAAATCAAGAACAAGAACTAAGAGAATTTCTACAAGAACATTGGCACAACCAAACAGAAAACTATCTGGATGAAAAGGGAATCAATATCTTGATGGGTCATTTGTTTGTAATGAAAAAAGGCGAACCACAACCTAGAGAATCTGATGATGAAAAATCTATTTTGGTAGGTTCAGCACAGCCTATTTTTACAGAAAATTTTCCTAAAAAAAACATTCAGTATGTTGCCTTAGGGCATTTGCACCGTTATCATTCTACACAAAAAGAGCCTTTTCCAGTTGTGTATAGTGGAAGTCTTTTGGCATATAGTTTTTCAGAAGCCTTCCAAAAAAAATATGTGGTTTTGTTAGATGCAAAGGCAAACGAGCCTATTAGTTATGAAAAAATAGAACTGACAAACTGCAAACCTCTTCAAAGAAGAACCTTTTCAGAAGTAGAAAAAGCCTTAGAGTGGCTCAAAGAAGACCAAAGCAGCACAAAAACATCTCTTATAGAACTCACTATCGAAACGGATAATTTCCTTTCAGCAGCCGATGCTCAACTTCTTTATGCAGCACATAAGGGTATTGTGGGAACAATTATTCCAAGAATAAAAGGAAAAAAGGAAAATCTTGAAGCTAAGATAGACTACTCAAGAAATATGAATGAACTCTTTGTAGATTTTTTTAAAAAACAAAACAATGGACAAGCTCCTAACAAGGAAATTATGCAGCTTTTTGAGGAGGTAAAAAACAGAGAAGAATAA
- a CDS encoding DUF695 domain-containing protein yields the protein MSDEETVELILTADANLSNIVFIEDCITQAPKLEGWDFKALKPASDIKDIVIEIGGNTFDEKSLYFYPTDNKDYPDEIEITVVCDDFEEKEKGKVTSGVYLFLENCLGELRFATTIDILNIETKQETIGKELIPIEKLKSYLIWREKEYREKYGEIEESTEKDNYSLLKGELPNGKPLFAIINTTALEWEKKSSCPFITVLYIDYSEANENLESGLPTTPVADNLDQIEDQVWEILRSKKGHLSIGRETADNTRKIYFASSEFRYISKVVYDVIEKYQDKFEMSYEIYMDKYWQSFERFEIH from the coding sequence ATGTCGGATGAAGAAACGGTTGAACTGATTCTGACAGCTGATGCAAATTTATCAAATATAGTTTTCATTGAGGATTGCATAACACAAGCTCCAAAGCTAGAAGGATGGGACTTTAAGGCACTAAAACCAGCTTCAGATATTAAAGATATTGTAATAGAAATTGGAGGAAATACATTTGATGAGAAAAGTCTGTATTTTTATCCGACAGACAATAAGGACTATCCAGATGAAATTGAAATCACAGTAGTTTGTGATGATTTTGAAGAAAAGGAAAAAGGTAAAGTTACGAGTGGTGTATATCTTTTTTTAGAAAACTGTTTGGGAGAGCTTCGTTTTGCCACTACGATTGATATTTTGAATATAGAAACTAAACAAGAGACAATAGGCAAAGAACTCATTCCGATAGAAAAACTAAAGAGTTATCTTATTTGGCGAGAAAAAGAATACAGAGAAAAGTATGGAGAAATAGAAGAAAGTACAGAAAAAGATAATTATTCTCTTTTGAAAGGAGAACTGCCCAATGGAAAGCCTCTGTTTGCTATCATCAATACAACAGCTTTAGAGTGGGAGAAAAAATCGTCGTGTCCATTCATTACTGTTCTTTACATTGACTATTCGGAAGCAAATGAAAACTTGGAAAGTGGCTTACCAACCACTCCAGTTGCTGACAATCTAGACCAAATAGAAGACCAAGTTTGGGAAATTCTAAGAAGTAAAAAAGGACATTTAAGCATTGGAAGAGAAACAGCCGACAACACAAGAAAAATTTATTTTGCTTCTTCTGAATTTAGATATATCTCTAAAGTAGTTTATGATGTAATAGAGAAATACCAAGACAAGTTTGAGATGAGTTACGAAATTTATATGGACAAGTACTGGCAATCTTTTGAGCGTTTTGAAATACATTAG
- a CDS encoding DNA-3-methyladenine glycosylase family protein: MLQKAKTHLYKDPLFAPILETVEISTFGNPNSEVDIMASLIKAIISQQLSVKAAATIYKRFLDLFDGVSPNANTLLKTNDEVLRSVGLSKQKITYVREVALFSQQNDISMECINQKTDEQVIEYLSQIKGVGRWTVEMLLMFTLHRPDVFPLADLGIQQAMQKLLQTDEKGKDLLKQMKQHAEKWKPYRTIAALYLWKWKDISK; encoded by the coding sequence ATGCTCCAAAAAGCCAAAACCCACTTATATAAAGACCCTTTATTCGCACCTATATTAGAAACTGTAGAAATCAGTACGTTTGGAAATCCAAATAGTGAGGTAGATATTATGGCTTCACTTATAAAAGCTATCATTTCTCAACAGCTTTCTGTAAAGGCTGCTGCAACTATCTATAAGCGTTTTTTAGATTTGTTTGATGGGGTTTCTCCAAATGCAAATACTTTATTAAAAACAAACGACGAGGTGCTTAGAAGTGTGGGATTGTCTAAACAAAAAATCACTTATGTACGAGAGGTAGCTTTGTTTTCTCAGCAAAACGATATTTCAATGGAATGTATCAATCAAAAAACAGATGAACAAGTCATAGAGTATCTCTCACAAATAAAAGGTGTAGGAAGATGGACAGTAGAAATGCTTTTGATGTTTACACTTCACAGACCAGATGTTTTTCCTCTTGCCGATTTGGGCATCCAACAAGCCATGCAAAAACTTCTACAAACAGATGAGAAAGGAAAAGATTTACTCAAACAAATGAAACAGCATGCTGAAAAGTGGAAACCTTACCGAACTATTGCGGCTCTCTATTTATGGAAATGGAAAGATATAAGTAAATAG